The stretch of DNA TTTGACACCCGTGGCTTAGCTCATCCAACTATGAAACAGTTTTTTATTAAATGAAGAACCTGTTCACCCTCAGGCCACGTGGACCCGGGTGAGGATGACCTCACCACAGCTCTCAGAGAGACCAAGGAGGAGGCGGGGCTTGGCGCGGAGGACCTTCAGGTGGTCGAAGGCTTTCTGAAGGAGCTGCATTATCAGGTGAGAGGTGGCCCCAAGGAGGTTCTGTACTGGCTGGCCGAGCTGAAAAACCCAGGCACCGAGGTCACTTTGTCCAGCGAGCATCAGAACTACCGCTGGGCCCCGCTGGAGGACGCCTGCGCTCTTGCTCAGCACAAAGAGATGCAGGACACTCTGAGAGCTGCACACAGACACTTAAACAAGAAGTGAGTGACACATGCTCAGTGCGGACCGCAAACTTCTTCATGCAATTTGGCCCAAAGCCTCTTAACTCTTTCACCGCAATTATTATTCTGAAAATCAGAATTAGGCAAATATGTCAGTCTTagaacaggggtgcccaaagtgcaaCGCATTCTGAAAATAGGAAAAGATCAAAAGTGCAATGAAAGAGCTGTAATGTATCAAGGAAATGTTGCAATTGTGACTCTAATAACAAAAGGCTGAAATgtagaatgttgtttttttttactttaaaattgtcattgctcaaaaaataatacaaatgtataatcCGTGGACATATCTGAAGTGgatttagagatttaagcattgagagtaaaaataatatattgtattttctggaccatagggccaatgagcgggtctattcaggataataaggcgcattaaaggggtcatattattcagattattttctacatgtaaaagacttccttgtggtctacataacatgtaatgtttgctcaaaatgttgcatagatgatgttttactcatcatcttcaactcactttctgacagtctcttcaggatgcgccgttttgtgggcgctcttatttacgtgcctccacttggacagtgtATTCTccttggtgtagcgtgcaagaacgggagtggaagaagtgtcaaaagatggcgctaactcttttaatgacattcacactttacttccatcaataacggagcagcatctcctcatccgtggctcactagtgcaacaacaacgcccgaaatgtgtcccgtgaccggaactctctaataactaaagttccttgggtgaataatgtaaactcactacaccggtatgttttagtgctttcatggtgagtttactgacagatataagtaagaactttacactactttatattagaaatggtaacagtggaggatgaatgtcccataacaagaagatagagaaaaagaagaagcttatccactacggcTTCGGCGTGGACTTGCgcaaatttttaggacttatgcagatcccaaatacagatcagcaggtaccagaagttaagaaaagttgctttggcataatatatatataccgtaatttccggactataagccgcacctgactataagccgcaccagctaaatttaggggaaaatacagattgctccatatataagccgcacccgactataagccgcagggttttgatgtgtaattagcgtagtatataggggttcctgctaccacggaggggattgtcgggacagagatgactgtttgggaacgcaaagcgtcccatttattaacaataaatctttcaatcattcaatcaaactttcacatctttgacatggcgaacagcattcgtgcagagtacaaataatacaacggtgcaaagtaatacaaagtgctcgcctgtacgttgtcaaaataaccagcctatgaaaagtcagtctttaatcattgtgtcatcgtcttcctcctgtgtactaaaaccaccgaaatcctcttcgtcggtgtcggagaagaacaggccgtatataagccgcacccttgtataagccgcagggaccagaacgaggggggaaagtagcggcttatagtccggaaattacggtacatatatatatatatatatatatatatatatatatgtcttaccttatacactcaccataataatactcctatgttgaagcacagtacaatccatcaagcggtgtggcttcatagcttaccaaagtcctactaaaacattttgatagatttttgagcaccgtgtgtaatgttctatattttcaatggaacatatcaaatttggctttgtttacttgagtcagtctacacgtatctcttatgtgtgactgccatctactggtcacacttgtcatttcaccatgtaccaaataaaatagcttggcggtcggtaagcaaaaccagaactatgccgtacattaggcgcaccgggttataaggcgcactgtcgagttttgaggagaaaaaaggattttaag from Entelurus aequoreus isolate RoL-2023_Sb linkage group LG01, RoL_Eaeq_v1.1, whole genome shotgun sequence encodes:
- the nudt2 gene encoding bis(5'-nucleosyl)-tetraphosphatase [asymmetrical] codes for the protein MALRACGFIVFRRLANCAPPQDNIEYLLLQTSYGRHHWTPPKGHVDPGEDDLTTALRETKEEAGLGAEDLQVVEGFLKELHYQVRGGPKEVLYWLAELKNPGTEVTLSSEHQNYRWAPLEDACALAQHKEMQDTLRAAHRHLNKK